A stretch of Podospora bellae-mahoneyi strain CBS 112042 chromosome 5, whole genome shotgun sequence DNA encodes these proteins:
- a CDS encoding hypothetical protein (CAZy:AA1; EggNog:ENOG503PA7B; COG:Q), which yields MPGVNDLSDIPLITAVVDKDQLQQAAHLQEPLPSFHYGVIIVDFDPNMRLQDVLLAAVIARVYGNPDPLSEDKLETPAGGFDWDPAEADPVDHGGYTSSWHHKLHSRDEASHRGLTFHPEGAPGNFRCHYPQLDPDIWESCNRANSRTCWLRMKRPDSDGRIYGYDIHTNYEVAAPTGVSRYYTIDVATGVIYPDGFPKQALLFNGTYPGPRLEACWGDELVITVKNSLPNMGTQIHWHGIRQLFTNDMDGVAVTQCPIARGHTFQYKFRVLQYGSTWYHSHYSLQYSDGLCGPLVIHGPASANYDVEAGQTLMVSDWVRESAFSEFHQEKTNEIAKANVKMDTFLLNGKAGMNAVGGPGNSPRDIEAYSVTRFTPGKKHRLRLINSGSGATFVVSIDDHQFTVIANDLVPIRPYTTDRLVIAVGQRFDVIVDGQKDRTGNYWLRAQPADGCNAFKKGVFNSTAGANTTYPLDTRVGIISYPSLRSLTLPASLSTTTDFSCLDAQSSMAPVVPWTIAREPLNPLSLSTFYNARQTVPDQTLGQSGNYSHWLLRLDPNIEHQTGKSMHSPFWLDFSNPTLLNLTGAAANPSYNIVYYPYRREGFIYMIIDSSLLPGTHPSQLGSQIVPNKGAHPMHWHGTDVVILGQSTERFDPVTSPGTWNYENPPRRDTVVVPGGGGYVAVAFRPDNPGVWLVHCHISWHASSGLALQMVIQGEEGVEGGIYGVLGRRAMDRLVGGCEEWEGDLGREDLEGIMEKDDSGI from the exons ATGCCGGGCGTGAATGACCTCTCTGATATCCCACTGATCACTGCCGTGGTTGATAAGGACCAGCTCCAGCAGGCAGCCCATCTCCAAGagcccctcccctcctttcACTACGGAGTGATTATTGTCGACTTTGACCCCAACATGAGACTTCAAGATGTGCTGCTCGCCGCCGTCATAGCGCGAGTGTACGGAAATCCGGACCCCCTCTCCGAAGACAAACTCGAGACGCCTGCTGGGGGGTTCGATTGGGATCCTGCCGAGGCTGACCCTGTTGACCATGGGGGATATACCAGCAGCTGGCATCACAAGCTTCACAGTCGTGATGAGGCGTCACACCGTGGATTGACGTTCCATCCTGAGGGCGCACCGGGCAACTTTCGATGTCACTATCCGCAGCTTGACCCTGACATTTGGGAGTCATGCAACAGGGCAAACTCTCGGACGtgttggttgaggatgaagaggccGGACAGTGATGGGAGAATTTACGGTTATGATATTCACACCAACT ATGAGGTTGCTGCGCCCACTGGCGTCTCGCGATAC TACACTATTGATGTTGCGACTGGAGTGATCTACCCAGATGGCTTCCCGAAACAAGCATTGTTGTTCAACGGCACCTACCCAGGACCTCGTCTCGAGGCATGCTGGGGTGATGAACTCGTCATCACTGTCAAGAACTCCCTTCCCAACATGGGCACCCAGATCCACTGGCACGGAATCCGACAACTGTTCACCAACGACATGGACGGGGTTGCCGTCACTCAGTGTCCCATTGCCCGAGGCCACACCTTCCAGTACAAGTTCAGGGTGCTCCAATACGGGTCGACGTGGTACCACAGCCATTATTCACTTCAATACAGCGACGGTCTCTGCGGTCCTCTTGTCATCCATGGCCCGGCCAGTGCTAACTATGATGTCGAGGCTGGGCAGACGTTGATGGTGTCTGACTGGGTGCGTGAGAGTGCCTTCAGCGAGTTCCATCAAGAAAAGACCAACGAAATTGCAAAGGCAAACGTCAAGATGGATACGTTCCTCCTGAACGGAAAGGCAGGCATGAATGCAGTTGGTGGACCGGGAAACTCGCCAAGAGACATTGAAGCCTACAGCGTGACACGGTTCACCCCTGGCAAGAAACACCGTCTCCGTCTCATCAACAGCGGATCCGGCGCCACCTTTGTCGTCTCCATCGACGACCACCAGTTCACCGTCATTGCCAACGATCTTGTTCCTATCCGGCCCTACACCACCGACCGCTTGGTCATTGCCGTAGGCCAACGCTTCGACGTCATCGTCGACGGCCAAAAAGACCGCACAGGCAACTACTGGCTCCGCGCCCAACCCGCCGACGGCTGTAACGCTTTCAAAAAGGGAGTGTTCAACTCGACCGCCGGCGCCAACACGACCTACCCCCTGGACACCCGCGTAGGCATCATTAGCTACCCGTCCCTCcgctccctcaccctccccgccagcctctcaaccaccaccgacttCTCCTGCCTAGACGCCCAATCCTCCATGGCCCCCGTAGTCCCCTGGACCATCGCCCGCGAGCCCCTCAACCCTTTGTCTCTCTCCACCTTCTACAACGCGCGCCAGACCGTCCCCGACCAAACCCTAGGCCAGTCAGGCAACTACTCCCACTGGCTCTTACGCTTAGACCCCAACATAGAACACCAAACCGGCAAGTCGATGCACTCCCCTTTCTGGCTCGacttctccaacccaaccctcctcaacctcaccggcgCGGCCGCAAACCCAAGCTACAACATCGTCTACTACCCCTACCGTCGCGAAGGGTTCATCTACATGATCATTGACTCCTCGCTCCTCCCAGGGACTCACCCCTCCCAACTAGGGTCACAGATCGTCCCCAATAAGGGTGCGCACCCGATGCACTGGCACGGGACAGATGTTGTCATCTTGGGGCAGTCAACCGAACGGTTCGATCCTGTGACGAGCCCGGGGACGTGGAATTATGAGAACCCGCCTAGGAGGGATACGGTGGTTGTtccggggggtggggggtatGTAGCTGTTGCTTTTCGGCCGGACAATCCGGGGGTTTGGCTTGTTCATTGCCATATCAGCTGGCATGCTAGTAGTGGGTTGGCGTTGCAGATGGTGAttcagggggaggagggggtggagggggggatttatggggttttggggaggagggcgatggatAGGCTTGTTGGGGGGTgtgaggagtgggagggggatttggggagggaggactTGGAAGGGATAATGGAGAAGGATGATTCggggatttga
- a CDS encoding hypothetical protein (EggNog:ENOG503P1M9) has product MATYLGGHRDKPCSSSTRETAREIRDQPSHVAQILCLPCRWLSFPLLCKLIAIMSEALAATTTTTTTTPTLDAADEVELARVGGLVERLASAFEAGLDFYNTWLQRQQASNSHHTSTSTHRFHPAAARVRPIKCAVDTSLDMSSYRIQSTYQIGFTLIGPEFAAGDDRTCQTLHTNLFLLQSKIHHLCHTISSSLDPHHQPQPLPLREVYLCSEQVRLSSVSALTQQYRRMAAGRPSLPRNLPVPRPKRMSALLDDLDEADLRFMSEERPMSEGSFVTVGDGGGVERVVTAESEVPVVEVRSNPPSPPLTPKVRGVEGFWSGGCVQGSVKIGG; this is encoded by the exons ATGGCTACCTATCTTGGGGGACATCGAGATAAGccctgcagcagcagcacccgcGAAACGGCTCGAGAGATAAGAGACCAGCCCTCTCATGTGGCTCAAATTCTTTGTCTGCCATGCCGATGGCTGTCCTTTCCCCTCTTATGCAAATTGATAGCAATCATGTCAGAAGCCCTGGCAgctactactactaccaccaccaccactcccacgcTTGATGCTGCTGACGAGGTCGagctggcgagggtgggCGGCCTTGTCGAGCGCCTCGCCTCTGCATTCGAAGCCGGCCTGGACTTTTACAACACTTGGCTACAGAGGCAACAAGCATCAAACAGCCACCACACAagcaccagcacccaccGCTtccaccccgccgccgcccgggTTCGCCCGATCAAATGCGCCGTGGACACCTCTCTTGACATGTCCAGCTACCGGATTCAGTCTACCTATCAAATCGGCTTTACTCTCATCGGTCCCGAGTTTGCAGCCGGCGACG ATCGAACCTGCCAAACCCTGCacaccaacctcttcctcctccaatccAAGATACACCACCTCTGCCACACAATCAGTTCCTCCCTtgaccctcaccaccaaccgcaacctctccctcttcgagAAGTTTATCTTTGCTCTGAACAAGTCCGTCTTAGCTCTGTTTCCGCCCTGACGCAACAGTACCGCCGCATGGCAGCTGGCCGGCCTTCTCTCCCGAGAAACTTGCCTGTTCCCAGACCGAAGCGGATGTCGGCTTTGCTGGATGATTTGGATGAGGCTGACTTGCGATTCATGTCGGAAGAGAGGCCGATGAGCGAAGGGAGCTTTGTCacggtgggggatgggggtggggtggagagggtggtgacggcGGAGAGCGAGGTTCCTGTTGTGGAGGTGAGGTCGaatccgccctcgccgccgttAACGCCcaaggtgaggggggtggaggggttctGGAGTGGGGGTTGTGTTCAAGGGAGTGTGAAGATagggggttga
- a CDS encoding hypothetical protein (MEROPS:MER0001196; COG:O; EggNog:ENOG503NZZU), with protein MTNRRRPSYFVNMKQFVPAAAVVALQVTASLAEELLPVQIRAPSPAHFSDLVANNTLDFGCRPIAHPTSDGKFELQALLTRDQISWLHGEYSSDEAITVQETALDKRQTSGKAPIGTGDRFSGGSVTPLGLGTKASTASIASILNVNEINSALTGLANAYPGAFFKYNLPYTTFQGRTSVAAYTGAGPDTSKYRLYLSAGMHARERGGPDNLLYWVSDLLAANKSGSGLTYGQKTYTNAQVKSVLSAGIVLFPLVNPDGVVYDQSSGSLWRKNRNTRSGSSGASVGVDLNRNFNFLWNFRKFFSSSVSPASTSPSSEAFYGTAPESEQETKNHVSVYDKFPGIRWFMDIHSAAGTILYSWGDDVNQSTDPKMNFLNSTYDGKRGVTGDSVYKEYIPAADATAIKRAADATVAGMKGVGSRSYVSQQAVGLYPTSGASDDYAFSRFWAEPGVSKVYGFTMEFGYSTNFYPTTAEFNNNIRDTNAGFMEWALTAIAVGL; from the exons ATGACGAATCGACGACGGCCTTCCTACTTTG TCAACATGAAACAGTTTGTGccagccgccgccgtggtGGCGCTCCAGGTCACCGCGTCTCTCGCGGAGGAGCTGCTGCCCGTTCAGATCAGGGCTCCCAGCCCAGCACACTTCTCCGATCTCGTGGCCAACAACACGCTCGATTTCGGCTGCAGGCCCATCGCCCATCCCACCAGCGATGGCAAGTTTGAGCTCCAGGCTCTCCTCACCAGAGACCAGATCAGCTGGCTTCACGGCGAGTACAGCTCGGACGAGGCCATCACCGTCCAGGAGACTGCCCTCGATAAGCGCCAAACCTCGGGAAAAGCCCCCATCGGCACCGGCGATCGCTTCAGCGGCGGCTCCGTGACCCCCTTGGGCCTCGGAACCAAAGCCAGCACGGCCAGCATCGCCAGCATCCTCAACGTCAACGAGATCAACTCTGCGCTCACCGGCCTCGCAAACGCCTACCCGGGCGCCTTCTTCAAGTACAACCTCCCCTACACCACCTTCCAAGGCCGCACCTCGGTCGCCGCCTACACCGGAGCCGGTCCCGACACGTCAAAGTACCGGCTCTACCTCTCGGCCGGCATGCACGCCCGCGAGCGCGGCGGGcccgacaacctcctctACTGGGTTTCTGACCTCCTCGCGGCGAACAAGTCCGGGTCTGGGCTGACATACGGCCAAAAGACGTACACCAACGCCCAGGTAAAGTCTGTGCTCAGTGCGGGGATTGTCCTCTTCCCGCTCGTCAACCCAGACGGCGTGGTCTACGACCAGTCGTCTGGTTCTCTCTGGCGCAAGAACAGGAACACCCGCTCTGGCTCGTCGGGCGCGTCGGTGGGCGTTGATCTCAACCGCAACTTCAACTTCCTCTGGAACTTTCGCAAGTTCTTCTCTTCGTCCGTCTCCCCTGCTTCTACAAGCCCTAGCTCGGAGGCGTTTTACGGCACCGCTCCCGAGTCAGAGCAGGAGACCAAGAACCACGTCTCCGTCTATGACAAGTTCCCCGGCATCAGATGGTTCATGGACATTCACTCTGCCGCGGGGACGATTTTGTATTCTTGGGGGGATGACGTGAATCAGTCGACGGATCCAAAGATGAACTTTTTGAACTCGACGTatgatgggaagaggggggtgacGGGGGATAGTGTGTACAAGGAGTACATCCCTGCCGCGGACGCGACTGCCATCAAGAGGGCGGCGGATGCCACAGTGGCGGGTATGAAGGGTGTGGGCTCGAGGAGCTATGTTAGCCAGCAGGCGGTGGGGCTGTATCCCACCTCGGGGGCGAGTGATGATTATGCTTTTAGCAGGTTTTGGGCTGAGCCGGGGGTGAGTAAGGTTTATGGGTTCACGATGGAGTTTGGGTACTCGACCAATTTTTATCCGACGACGGCCGAGTTCAACAATAATATTCGGGATACGAATGCTGGGTTTATGGAGTGGGCGTTGACTGCTATTGCTGTCGGGTTGTag
- a CDS encoding hypothetical protein (EggNog:ENOG503NWXD; COG:G), whose amino-acid sequence MESTASKQLPPTTKGNMTRPRPLSTFSSASTHVDILIPITPPTITPSLTLSTTPAPPMDPENGVSTKEMIVDSPPEGGLQAWLTVAGSFCITTAVYGLSNSVGVIQPYWAQHHLSSFPIQDIAWISGANIFLCLFLGVQVGPWFDRFGPRWLLMAGSLVYLAGLVGLGFLSEESDVHVRQGVRAPGVMYGILMFLWGIVMGSGAALCCTVALSVLAHWFEKKRGLAAGIVFVGSSVGGAAFPLVLRTTLPKLGWAWSMRILALIVTSLLGMGNILIKGRIKGRRGSGAINFGCFRDASFLWTTVGCFSMCLLDFGLGSGVGRLVAGAISDKIGRFNTMILTTIFSIITTFAVWMLVETDRMWLLYLFAALFGFGTGCVISIGPICVGQLTVPNKFGQYYGTSYSVVSFS is encoded by the exons ATGGAAAGCACGGCCTCAAAGCAGCTACCACCGACGACAAAGGGCAACATGACGCGGCCACGACCGTTGTCGACCTTCTCGTCGGCCTCCACCCATGTCGATATCCTTATCCCCATTACTCCCCCAACgatcaccccctccctaaccctcagcaccacccccgcgCCTCCTATGGACCCAGAAAACGGCGTGTCAACAAAGGAGATGATAGTAGACTCGCCACCAGAAGGTGGTCTGCAAGCGTGGTTGACAGTTGCTGGGTCCTTCTGCATCACCACAGCCGTGTACGGATTGAGCAACTCTGTCGGTGTCATCCAACCCTACTGGGCCCAGCACCATCTGTCCTCCTTTCCGATCCAAGACATCGCCTGGATCTCAGGCGCCAACATCTTCCTGTGTTTGTTCCTGGGCGTCCAGGTCGGCCCATGGTTTGACCGGTTCGGTCCGAGATGGCTGCTGATGGCGGGTAGTCTGGTGTACCTAGCTGGACTTGTCGGGCTAGGCTTCCTGTCAGAAGAGAGCGATGTCCATGTCAGACAGGGCGTGCGAGCTCCGGGTGTCATGTATGGTATTTTGATGTTTCTCTGGGGTATCGTCATGGGTTCGGGGGCGGCTTTATGCTGCACTGTTGCTCTCTCTGTTCTCGCCCACTGGttcgagaagaagagggggttggcggcaGGGATTGTCTTCGTTGGTAGCAGCGTGGGGGGTGCTGCTTTtccgttggtgttgaggaccACGCTGCCCAAGTTGGGATGGGCATGGAGCATGAGGATCCTGGCTCTCATTGTGACATCGCTGTTGGGTATGGGGAACATCCTGATCAAGGGTCGCATAAAGGGTCGACGGGGGTCGGGGGCGATCAACTTTGGATGTTTTCGAGATGCTAGCTTTCTGTGGACGACTGTTGGTTGCTTCAGTATGTGCCTTCTCGACTTTGGACT AGGCTCAGGAGTTGGGCGGCTGGTGGCGGGTGCCATCTCGGACAAGATTGGCCGGTTCAACACCATGATCTTgaccaccatcttctccatcatcacaacatTTGCCGTCTGGATGTTGGTGGAAACGGACAGGATGTGGCTACTCTACCTGTTCGCAGCccttttcggcttcggcACCGGTTGTGTCATTAGCATCGGGCCGATCTGTGTTGGGCA ACTCACTGTTCCCAACAAGTTTGGGCAGTACTACGGTACAAGTTACAGCGTGGTCAGCTTTTCGTAA
- the SPT5 gene encoding transcription elongation factor spt5 (EggNog:ENOG503NUM8; BUSCO:EOG09260NXC; COG:K), producing MADNHYGGDSESEDDNFNPAPADLSDEEQDANDSSPRVSRKNDHRSSSPVADEDHDEDEDEDERPSGRATKRPRIAADDDDDDDGGGEDDEEEEDDEEGGGHRDGDEDDEEDEEDEEDEDDVQHSHRRKRRKPAGVGNLFDIEAEVDDEDEDEADDRDGEEIEDFIDNAHPDDIADSGGMNDDRRHRDLDRRRELEASLDAEKQAEILRERYGKRAPTRGYSDMAIVPKRLLLPSVNDPGIWAVRCKEGKEREVVFSIIRRVEERLGTKNELPITAAFERAGPNSVMKGYVYIEALRQNDILLSLDGILNVYPRTKMDLVPIKDMPDLLRVIKTPSLTPGAWVRMKRPAKHAGDLAQVLDVTENGLEARVRFIPRLDYGVREDGIGPDGKRKRPGIPGPRPPQRLFSEAEARKKNPRHLQGNPQTNSWTFMGDEFENGFQVKDIKIQLLDVKDVNPTLEEVTRFAGGSEDGTENLDLKALAASLKDSSSNVAYVPGDVIEVYEGEQRGVVGKAVDVRGDIVTLRVTEGNLAGQTIEVPNKGLRKLFKIGDHVKVIGGSRFRDEVGMVVNISQDRVTLLTDQTNNEVTVFSKDLRAASDIGGQGSLGQYSLLDLVQLDATTVGCIVKVDRESVGVLDQNGEVRQVMPSQITNKLPKRRTAVAADRSGSEIRLDDVVREYGGQQRQGKIIHIHRSFIFLHTNTTNENAGVFVTRAGNVNTIAAKGGRINSGGGPDLTAMNPAMKRSPAENNRMAAPKSFGPDRAINQTVTIRRGGYKGLLGIVKDTTDTHARVELHTKSKIITVPKADLAFKDKVTGKPIDIYSRGGRGGGGFGGSGRGGFGGGGGGGSGGGGRGDWPGGRTPMASGAGGRTPAWGGASSSSRTPAWSSNASGARTPAWQDGSRTANPYDGNRTAYGGATAYGGSGGRTPAWNSGSKTPAHDGFGHGSKTPAYGGSGSGDTWGSKTPAYGGGLSAPTPAASGGADWGYTPGASGNSYDAPTPGAGLGAPTPGAFNAPTPGAYTAPTPAPISAPTPGVWAGGWGGDTAPTPAATAPTPGASGSGYYGAPTPAPFTAETPAASGGYDDDE from the exons ATGGCCGACAACCACTACGGAGGCGACTCCGAGTCAGAAGACGACAACTTCAACCCGGCCCCAGCCGACCTGTCGGATGAGGAACAGGATGCCAACGACAGCAGTCCCCGTGTGTCCCGTAAGAACGACCATCGCAGTAGCAGCCCGGTAGCCGATGAGGACcacgacgaagatgaggacgaagatgaaCGCCCCTCGGGTCGCGCCACCAAGCGTCCGCGCATCGccgctgatgatgatgatgatgatgatggcggcggcgaggatgatgaagaggaggaagacgatgaggagggcggtggtcaCCGAGatggcgatgaagatgacgaggaggacgaagaggacgaagaagatgaggatgacgtgCAGCAT AGCCACCGCAGGAAGCGTCGCAAGCCTGCCGGTGTGGGCAATCTGTTCGATATCGAAGCCGAGGtcgacgatgaagacgaagacgaagccGACGATagagatggcgaggagatCGAGGACTTCATCGACAATGCCCACCCTGACGATATCGCCGACAGTGGCGGCATGAACGACGACAGGAGACATCGTGACCTCGACCGGAGACGCGAGCTGGAGGCCAGCCTCGACGCCGAAAAGCAGGCCGAGATCCTGCGTGAGCGTTATGGCAAACGTGCGCCCACCAGAGGATACAGTGACATGGCCATTGTGCCTAAGCGCCTGCTTCTTCCCAGCGTCAATGACCCCGGCATCTGGGCCGTTAGGTGCAAGGAAGGCAAGGAGCGCGAGGTTgtcttctccatcatccgcCGTGTTGAGGAGAGACTTGGTACAAAGAATGAGCTGCCCATCACTGCTGCCTTTGAGCGTGCCGGGCCCAATTCCGTCATGAAAGGTTACGTTTACATCGAGGCGCTCCGCCAAAACGACATCCTGCTCTCTTTGGACGGCATTCTCAACGTGTACCCTCGCACCAAGATGGATCTGGTTCCGATCAAGGACATGCCCGATCTCTTGCGCGTCATCAAGACCCCGAGCCTGACACCTGGTGCCTGGGTGCGCATGAAGAGGCCTGCGAAGCACGCTGGAGATCTCGCCCAGGTTCTCGACGTCACCGAGAATGGACTGGAAGCTAGAGTTAGGTTCATTCCCCGTCTGGACTATGGTGTAAGAGAGGATGGCATCGGTCCAGATGGCAAGCGCAAGCGTCCCGGCATCCCTGGACCCCGCCCACCCCAGCGGCTCTTCAGCGAAGCCGAGGCCAGGAAAAAGAACCCACGACATCTCCAGGGCAACCCACAGACGAACTCGTGGACATTTATGGGTGACGAGTTTGAAAATGGGTTCCAAGTCAAAGATATCAAGATTCAGCTGCTCGATGTCAAGGATGTAAACCCCACGCTTGAAGAGGTCACGCGGTTCGCCGGTGGTTCCGAGGATGGCACAGAGAACCTTGACCTCAAGGCTCTTGCTGCCAGCTTGAAAGACAGCAGCTCCAACGTTGCTTATGTCCCCGGAGATGTGATCGAGGTGTACGAGGGCGAACAGCGCGGAGTGGTTGGCAAAGCCGTCGATGTTCGCGGTGACATAGTGACACTCAGAGTCACGGAAGGAAACCTCGCTGGGCAGACCATCGAGGTGCCCAACAAAGGTCTTCGCAAGCTGTTCAAGATTGGTGACCACGTCAAGGTCATCGGCGGCAGCCGTTTCCGTGACGAAGTGGGCATGGTGGTCAACATCTCGCAGGATCGTGTCACCCTGCTCACGGATCAGACCAACAACGAGGTCACAGTATTCAGCAAGGACCTCCGCGCCGCCAGTGATATTGGAGGACAGGGATCGCTTGGCCAGTACTCCCTCCTGGATTTGGTGCAGCTGGATGCGACGACTGTTGGCTGCATCGTCAAGGTTGACCGTGAGTCAGTGGGGGTGCTTGACCAGAATGGAGAGGTGAGGCAGGTTATGCCTTCTCAGATTACCAATAAGCTCCCAAAGAGGAGAACTGCCGTGGCTGCTGACAGGAGCGGCTCCGAGATTCGTctggatgatgttgtccGTGAGTACGGTGGTCAACAACGGCAGGGTAAAATCATTCACATTCATCGCTCTTTCATCTTCTTGCACACCAACACGACCAACGAGAATGCCGGCGTTTTTGTCACGCGCGCCGGCAACGTCAACACCATCGCGGCCAAGGGTGGTCGCATCAACAGCGGCGGTGGTCCTGACTTGACTGCCATGAACCCGGCCATGAAGCGAAGTCCTGCCGAGAACAACCGCATGGCAGCACCAAAGAGCTTCGGTCCGGACCGTGCCATCAACCAGACTGTCACTATTAGGAGGGGTGGATACAAGGGTTTGCTGGGTATCGTCAAGGATACCACGGATACCCATGCGCGTGTTGAGCTCCACACCAAGAGCAAGATTATTACCGTGCCCAAGGCGGACCTTGCCTTCAAGGACAAGGTCACTGGTAAGCCAATTGACATCTACTCCCGTGGCGGACGCGGTGGgggcgggtttggtggttCTGGAcgtggtgggtttggtggtggtggtggtggtggtagtggtggtggtggtagaggaGACTGGCCCGGTGGTAGAACCCCAATGGCTTCTGGGGCCGGTGGCCGTACCCCAGCTTGGGGCGGTGCATCAT CTTCCTCTCGTACACCTGCCTGGAGCAGCAATGCCTCTGGCGCACGAACACCTGCCTGGCAAGACGGCTCTCGGACTGCCAACCCATACGACGGCAACCGGACTGCTTATGGAGGCGCCACGGCTTACGGCGGGAGCGGCGGGCGCACCCCGGCGTGGAACTCTGGCTCCAAGACACCTGCCCATGACGGCTTTGGCCACGGATCTAAGACACCCGCCTACGGTGGAAGCGGCAGCGGCGACACCTGGGGCTCCAAGACTCCTGCTTATGGCGGCGGTCTTTCGGCACCAACCCCTGCTGCGAGTGGCGGTGCCGACTGGGGATACACTCCCGGAGCCAGCGGCAACTCGTACGACGCGCCCACGCCCGGCGCCGGCCTCGGTGCGCCCACGCCGGGAGCGTTCAATGCTCCGACTCCGGGCGCCTACACGGCACCAACGCCGGCGCCCATCAGCGCTCCCACTCCGGGCGTGTGGGCAGGTGGATGGGGCGGGGATACAGCGCCAACACCTGCTGCCACTGCGCCCACTCCTGGTGCTTCCGGCTCGGGATACTATGGTGCTCCGACGCCGGCCCCCTTCACGGCGGAGACGCCTGCTGCCAGCGGGGGTTATGACGATGATGAATAG